In one Bacteroidota bacterium genomic region, the following are encoded:
- a CDS encoding exostosin family protein, translating into MLNVYSDKLWLPANTNHTVLLYPFWGEIPVPPGEPDTNRFKNFVLNAHTIVNLVNEPNNADVFVLPFEYRSDALSLNLANTAAQFAKSYGKKLILFFNSDSPEPIQIENAIVFRTSFYKSERRKNEYAFPGWSVDFTEAYSNGFFPIKKESVPSVCYCGYVNNKRRSLKQTLKNILIKPKSKSYEYGAYVRGKAVERLIRNNKIKCDFIIRDDFWASQSKGLKETREEYAKNMLNSPYALVTRGAGNFSYRFYEVFSCGRIPVFINTDSVLPFEEFINWKEHMVWVNDTDINNIGEILLEFHNKISPEAFLELQIKNRKLYEDWLSPLGYFSHLKEYIK; encoded by the coding sequence ATGCTTAATGTTTATTCAGATAAATTATGGCTACCGGCTAATACTAATCATACGGTTTTATTATATCCTTTTTGGGGTGAAATTCCGGTGCCTCCCGGCGAGCCGGATACCAATAGATTTAAGAACTTCGTGCTTAATGCTCATACGATTGTAAATTTAGTGAATGAACCAAATAATGCAGATGTTTTTGTTCTACCATTTGAATATCGCAGTGATGCCTTGTCGTTGAATTTGGCTAACACTGCCGCACAATTCGCGAAAAGTTACGGTAAGAAATTAATACTGTTTTTTAATTCGGATTCACCTGAACCTATTCAAATTGAAAATGCAATTGTATTTAGAACTTCTTTTTATAAGTCGGAAAGAAGAAAGAATGAGTATGCTTTTCCCGGATGGAGTGTAGATTTCACAGAAGCCTATTCTAATGGTTTTTTTCCAATAAAGAAGGAATCTGTTCCGAGTGTGTGTTATTGTGGTTACGTTAATAATAAACGAAGAAGTTTAAAACAAACTCTCAAGAATATACTTATAAAGCCTAAATCAAAATCCTATGAATACGGAGCATATGTTAGAGGTAAAGCAGTAGAGCGATTAATAAGAAACAATAAAATTAAATGTGATTTTATTATACGTGATGATTTTTGGGCCAGTCAATCGAAAGGACTTAAGGAAACACGAGAAGAATACGCTAAAAATATGCTGAATAGTCCATATGCATTGGTAACTCGTGGCGCCGGTAATTTTTCTTATCGCTTTTACGAAGTTTTTAGTTGTGGGCGCATACCGGTTTTTATCAATACCGATTCTGTTTTACCATTTGAGGAATTTATTAATTGGAAGGAGCATATGGTTTGGGTAAACGATACCGATATAAATAATATTGGTGAGATATTATTGGAGTTTCATAATAAAATTTCTCCCGAAGCTTTTTTAGAACTTCAGATTAAAAACAGAAAATTATATGAAGACTGGTTATCCCCTTTGGGTTATTTTAGTCATTTGAAAGAATATATAAAATGA
- a CDS encoding ABC transporter ATP-binding protein yields MITANNVGKKYNLKHLSGKSKDDMFFGSIKAKAKGLFSKASEEEEFWALKDVSFEINQGDRVAILGRNGAGKSTLLKILSRIVAPTTGRIEFDGRMAALLEVGTGFHGDLTGRENIFLNGSILGMTKSEIKSKFDEIVAFSEVEKFLDTPVKRYSSGMYVRLAFAVAAHLDPEILIVDEVLAVGDAAFQKKCLGKMKEVSGGGKTILFVSHNMAAVQNICDKSIYLKNGQLIDYGKTEDILPLYMRSSQATRLADLGNRPDRMGNGAIRFKSINIKDQSGTVVSSAQCGSPLTIELEIEGNPSFDLSYARFSIGIDDDFGQRITHLSNDVTEQIFEKVKPGNSLVSFHIPELPLKRGDYTLTLFCAVNGDVADWIQEAAVVNVEAGDFFRTGKLPEESQGSFFMKHSVTIQ; encoded by the coding sequence ATTATCACTGCCAATAATGTCGGCAAAAAATATAATTTAAAACATCTCTCCGGAAAGAGTAAGGATGATATGTTTTTTGGATCCATTAAGGCAAAAGCAAAAGGATTATTCTCAAAAGCAAGTGAAGAGGAAGAATTTTGGGCATTGAAGGATGTTTCTTTTGAAATAAATCAAGGAGACAGAGTGGCTATTTTAGGACGTAATGGTGCAGGTAAATCTACTTTACTTAAAATACTAAGTAGAATTGTAGCACCAACAACAGGTAGAATCGAATTTGACGGTAGAATGGCAGCTCTCTTGGAAGTAGGTACTGGTTTCCATGGCGACCTTACCGGACGTGAAAATATTTTCTTGAATGGTTCTATTTTAGGAATGACTAAATCTGAAATCAAAAGCAAATTCGATGAAATTGTAGCTTTTTCTGAAGTGGAGAAATTTCTGGATACGCCGGTAAAAAGATATTCTTCCGGTATGTATGTGCGTTTGGCTTTTGCAGTTGCAGCACATCTCGATCCTGAAATATTAATCGTTGATGAGGTTTTAGCAGTAGGTGATGCGGCCTTTCAGAAAAAATGTTTGGGTAAAATGAAAGAAGTATCAGGTGGTGGAAAAACAATTCTGTTCGTTAGTCATAATATGGCGGCCGTTCAAAATATTTGCGATAAATCCATTTACTTGAAAAACGGACAATTGATTGATTATGGGAAGACAGAGGATATCCTTCCGCTTTATATGCGCTCTTCACAAGCAACCCGTTTAGCAGATTTAGGAAACAGACCAGATAGAATGGGAAATGGTGCTATTCGCTTTAAATCAATAAATATTAAGGATCAATCCGGGACAGTTGTCTCATCTGCACAATGTGGTTCTCCTTTAACGATCGAATTGGAAATTGAAGGTAATCCGTCTTTCGATTTGTCTTACGCTCGTTTCTCTATTGGTATTGATGATGATTTCGGTCAACGCATTACCCATTTGAGTAATGATGTAACGGAGCAAATTTTTGAAAAGGTGAAACCGGGTAATTCGCTCGTTAGTTTTCATATTCCGGAGTTGCCTTTAAAACGTGGAGATTATACCTTAACACTGTTCTGCGCAGTAAATGGCGATGTTGCGGATTGGATACAAGAAGCAGCAGTTGTTAATGTGGAAGCAGGAGATTTCTTCAGAACAGGAAAACTTCCGGAAGAAAGTCAGGGTAGTTTTTTTATGAAACATTCGGTTACAATACAATAA
- a CDS encoding methyltransferase, TIGR04325 family, with product MMPTVYIHLGNLPAYLKLSVQQARKYNQRVVLISDSKPDFDCEWVDVTTVSEDVQRFSSVYAHMSTNSKKFELICIKRWIILRNYMTKHNVNIAYYTDSDVMIYDSLSDIYNTHYSNYEVCYTMPADQENFRWTASACCSFWTIKSIKAFVDFIFHCYDVTGIKKLEEKWNYHMKNGIPGGVCDMTLLYLFHDKLNFCSLSSVNGNITFDQNFIDGENYYRNEYATEYAVDFDLKIKKLSWENNQPYANNLKLNKKIRFVVLTEYAKLLTNVKQNESKPNPIISLAKRVMNKLKRLFQGESKSRHGWFGNYKSWQEAKAKCSGYDADVIFNKVRESLLKVKNEEAVYERDSVLFNQIQYSVPLLEALKTVSQNHELSIIDFGGSLGSTYFQNRDLLYSIKKINWSIVEQKHFVDGGKKEFESESLKFFYDIPTAIQYSGKRAILLSSVIQYFEKPYDLIEEVMNHGFEYVIIDRTAFIEGEERITVQIVPDSIYKASYPAWFLNETKFKNVWGEKYQLINEFDSKFDPESVMEDGKKVYRKGFLFKLK from the coding sequence ATGATGCCTACCGTATACATACATCTTGGAAATTTACCAGCTTATTTAAAATTGTCGGTACAACAAGCCCGTAAGTATAATCAACGCGTTGTATTAATTTCTGATAGCAAGCCCGATTTTGATTGCGAGTGGGTGGATGTAACGACAGTTTCTGAAGATGTTCAGCGTTTTTCTTCCGTATATGCACATATGAGCACGAACTCCAAAAAGTTTGAGCTGATTTGTATCAAACGCTGGATTATTCTACGTAATTATATGACGAAGCATAATGTCAACATAGCTTACTATACCGATTCTGATGTGATGATTTATGATAGTTTAAGCGACATTTATAATACACACTATTCGAATTATGAGGTGTGTTATACCATGCCAGCTGATCAGGAAAATTTTCGTTGGACCGCCTCAGCCTGTTGTTCATTTTGGACTATTAAATCTATAAAAGCCTTCGTTGATTTTATTTTTCATTGCTATGATGTAACAGGTATTAAAAAACTGGAAGAGAAGTGGAATTATCATATGAAGAACGGTATTCCCGGTGGTGTGTGCGATATGACCTTGTTGTATTTGTTTCACGATAAGCTTAATTTTTGTTCTCTTTCCTCTGTAAACGGAAATATAACTTTTGATCAAAATTTTATTGATGGTGAGAATTATTATAGAAATGAGTATGCAACTGAATATGCAGTCGATTTCGATTTAAAAATAAAGAAATTGAGTTGGGAGAATAATCAGCCCTACGCTAATAATTTAAAACTGAACAAAAAGATTCGTTTTGTAGTACTCACTGAGTACGCCAAATTACTTACCAATGTCAAGCAAAATGAATCAAAGCCAAACCCTATTATCAGTTTAGCTAAACGCGTTATGAATAAGCTCAAACGATTATTTCAAGGTGAAAGTAAAAGTCGACACGGTTGGTTTGGAAATTACAAGTCTTGGCAGGAAGCGAAAGCAAAATGTTCAGGCTACGATGCGGATGTTATCTTTAATAAAGTTCGTGAATCTTTATTGAAAGTAAAAAATGAAGAAGCTGTATATGAACGGGATTCTGTTTTGTTTAATCAGATTCAGTATTCTGTTCCATTATTAGAGGCATTAAAGACAGTTAGTCAAAACCATGAACTTAGTATTATTGATTTTGGAGGTTCATTAGGGAGCACTTATTTTCAAAATCGCGATTTGCTTTATTCTATTAAGAAGATAAATTGGTCAATTGTAGAGCAAAAACATTTTGTGGATGGGGGTAAGAAGGAGTTTGAATCGGAAAGCTTGAAGTTTTTTTATGATATTCCTACCGCTATTCAATATTCCGGAAAAAGAGCTATTCTCTTATCCAGCGTTATACAATATTTCGAGAAACCGTATGATTTAATTGAGGAGGTAATGAATCACGGTTTCGAATATGTTATTATTGACAGAACTGCATTTATAGAGGGAGAAGAGAGAATTACAGTTCAAATAGTTCCGGATTCTATTTACAAAGCGTCATATCCTGCCTGGTTTTTGAATGAGACAAAATTCAAAAATGTATGGGGTGAAAAGTATCAATTAATAAATGAATTCGACAGTAAGTTTGATCCTGAATCTGTAATGGAGGATGGAAAAAAGGTGTATCGTAAAGGTTTTTTATTTAAATTAAAGTAA
- a CDS encoding glycosyl transferase: MKLNFCTLFNANYLSRGVLMYHSLQRHCKNFHLYVYAFDDKTYDYLSQANYPNLTVISLKQFEDPELLRIKPSRSAGEYCWTCSSSTILYSIEKYNLDNCTYIDADMCFYSDPKVLVDEMGDNSVLITEHRYTSSYDQSAISGKYCVQFVTFKNTPEGMKVLKWWRDACIDWCYGYVEDGKFGDQKYLDTWTRDFKGVHELKHLGGGLAPWNMQQYAFTKEGKTIQGKELSSGKIFEAVFFHFHGLKLFSNDMVSLTGENYEMNREAIDIFFRPYVKELMQVSEEIRKRDDSFNSNGANQPTDKEPMTFAQILKFFQYDVRMNLVNIFGSKTRSRLAHYHYYKVSDFINK, from the coding sequence ATGAAACTTAATTTTTGTACATTATTTAATGCTAATTACCTCTCTCGTGGTGTTCTTATGTACCATTCCCTGCAAAGGCATTGTAAAAATTTTCATTTGTACGTTTATGCTTTCGATGATAAAACTTACGATTATTTATCTCAAGCTAATTACCCAAATCTCACAGTTATTTCCTTAAAGCAATTTGAAGATCCCGAGTTATTGCGCATTAAGCCTTCAAGGAGTGCAGGAGAGTATTGTTGGACATGCTCGTCTTCAACCATTTTATATTCGATCGAAAAATATAATCTGGATAATTGTACCTACATTGATGCGGACATGTGTTTTTATTCCGACCCAAAGGTATTAGTGGATGAAATGGGCGATAATTCTGTATTAATTACCGAACACCGATATACTTCAAGCTATGATCAATCAGCAATAAGTGGAAAATATTGTGTCCAATTCGTAACGTTTAAAAACACACCGGAAGGAATGAAAGTGCTGAAATGGTGGCGAGATGCCTGCATTGATTGGTGTTATGGCTATGTGGAAGATGGAAAATTCGGTGACCAAAAATATCTGGATACGTGGACGCGTGATTTTAAAGGCGTACATGAGTTAAAACATTTGGGTGGAGGATTAGCCCCCTGGAATATGCAACAATATGCTTTTACCAAGGAAGGTAAGACCATCCAGGGAAAAGAATTAAGCAGTGGAAAAATTTTTGAAGCGGTGTTTTTTCATTTTCACGGGTTGAAATTATTCAGTAATGATATGGTTTCATTAACCGGTGAGAATTATGAAATGAATAGGGAGGCGATTGATATTTTCTTCAGGCCGTATGTAAAGGAACTCATGCAAGTTTCTGAGGAAATCCGGAAAAGGGACGATAGTTTTAATTCAAACGGAGCAAATCAACCTACAGATAAGGAACCAATGACATTCGCTCAAATACTTAAGTTTTTCCAGTACGATGTCAGGATGAACCTTGTGAATATATTCGGCTCCAAAACCCGCTCCCGACTGGCACATTATCACTATTATAAGGTTAGTGATTTTATTAATAAATAA
- a CDS encoding glycosyltransferase family 2 protein: protein MAKEIMNLAPIILFVYNRPGHTRQTLQALKSNVLADQSILHIYVDGLKDDAGEEAMSNQAELKKILREEQWCKEVVIHESEKNLGLASSVKKGVTEIVNQFGKVIVLEDDLITGKYFLKFMNDALDMYENSHEVISITGYIYPVKRLMPQTFFLKGADCWGWATWKRGWDLFESEGKKLLSELESKNLIDDFNFYKSYPYAQMLRDQIEGKNDSWAILWYASAFLKDKLTLYPGISMVHNIGIDGSGMHSGAYTDKFNVKLNNSEVKLVTVPIKENERCKVYIAEYFYEVFGTKEKTFFEKIKHKLFGRNA, encoded by the coding sequence TTGGCAAAAGAAATAATGAACTTAGCTCCAATTATATTATTTGTGTATAACCGTCCGGGTCATACACGTCAAACTTTACAAGCTCTAAAAAGTAATGTGCTAGCCGATCAATCCATTCTTCATATTTATGTTGATGGATTAAAGGATGATGCCGGCGAAGAAGCAATGAGTAATCAGGCAGAATTAAAAAAAATACTTCGTGAAGAGCAATGGTGCAAGGAAGTTGTTATACATGAATCAGAAAAAAACTTAGGACTCGCGAGTTCAGTGAAAAAAGGCGTAACGGAAATTGTAAATCAATTTGGGAAGGTAATTGTTTTAGAGGATGATCTAATTACCGGGAAGTATTTTTTAAAATTCATGAATGATGCGCTGGATATGTATGAAAATTCTCACGAAGTTATCTCCATCACCGGATATATTTATCCCGTTAAGCGATTAATGCCTCAAACATTCTTCTTAAAAGGTGCTGATTGCTGGGGATGGGCAACCTGGAAAAGAGGATGGGATTTGTTTGAAAGCGAAGGAAAGAAATTACTAAGCGAATTAGAGTCAAAGAACTTAATTGATGATTTTAATTTTTATAAATCTTATCCTTATGCTCAAATGTTACGCGATCAGATTGAAGGGAAGAATGATTCGTGGGCGATTTTATGGTATGCTTCAGCTTTTTTAAAGGATAAATTGACTTTATATCCGGGTATCTCAATGGTTCATAATATCGGAATAGACGGATCAGGCATGCACAGCGGTGCTTATACCGATAAATTTAATGTAAAGCTCAATAACAGCGAAGTAAAATTAGTAACAGTTCCTATTAAGGAGAATGAACGCTGTAAGGTGTATATAGCTGAATATTTTTATGAGGTATTTGGTACTAAGGAAAAAACATTCTTTGAAAAGATAAAACATAAATTATTTGGAAGGAATGCTTAA